The Clostridium sporogenes region GTAAAGAGTGAAGTAGAAACAGCAGAACTAAATTATATTATAAGAGATTTTGATAGGAAAAAATTTGAACAAAGAAAAGAACAAATAAAAGAAGTTGGTAAAAAAATAAATGAAGAATACAATAAAGAAATAGTATGTGTAAAAGTAGAAGATCAGTATTATAATATGAAAGAGAAAATAGATGAAGTAAAATATGTAGTTGATATAGCTTATGATGCAATGAAGGCTGTTGATATTGAACCAAATTTAGTTCCTATAAGAGGTGGTACAGATGGTTCAAGATTATCCTTTATGGGATTACCAACTCCAAATCTATTTGCAGGCGGACATAATTTCCACGGAAGATTTGAGTATGTTCCAGTTCCATCAATGGAAAAAGCTGTACAACTTATAGTTAAAATAGCTGAGCTATATGCTAATAGATAATAAGTTTTTTATTTAGAATTATTTTTATTAAAAATAAAATGTATTAAAAGGGAAAATTAATTTTAAGACATTAAAGATAAAAAATACATTCATGAACCACTTAGTTTGCTTATGAATGTATTTTTTATCTTTTCTGTATTTAAGCACTACCTTCTTTTTTATACTTATTTTTATATTCTTCAAAATTCCAGGTTCTAATAAATTTCTCCGCGGATTTATATCCGGATTTATATAGTTTTAAAGTTTTTTCTTTAGATAAATCAAAGTCTGTGGAGCTAATTCCCAGTGTTGGAATTAGTACAGTTCTATCTATATTTTTATTTGTCATCCATCCTTTAGAGTCTTTTTTATTCATGGTATCAGCTATGTCAAATAGAAAGGATAGGGGGTCATTTTTACCTTGCTTAGTATTACTTAATTCAATATTATCAAATTTAAAACCTATTGTAGGAACATCTTCCTTATCATTGTAGCTATCAAATATAGAAATTGGATAAGCACAGCAAACACCACCATCTACTATATAACTTAAACCATTACCATGAATAAATTCTACAGGTTTAAAGAAAAATGGTATACTTATACTCATTCTAATGGCTTTAGAAACCCTAAAATTACTTAAGCTAAATCCATAAATATAAAGATCATCAGGGAAGGTGATCATTCTTTTTTCAGTGATATCCGAAGCTATTATTTTTAGTTTACAAGTACCGTTATTCATAAGGTCGCTAAAAGTATTTATTCCCTTAACTTTAAGCATATCATCAATCCATTTTTCTATAAAATCTCCAGAGTAAACTCCATTAAACTTAAAGAAATTTATTGCTTTACCAACAAATGTAAATTTTTGGATACCTTCTTTATTAAGAAGCTCCATAAAGTCTGTATTTACAGTTATATGTTTTAAATCTTTTGCAGTATATCCAGAAACCAATAATGCTCCTATTAAAGCGCCAACAGAAGTTCCTGCAATATTATTCCAAGAAAAACCTTTACTTTCCATATAGTTCAAAGCACCAATTATTCCAATACCCCTAATGCCACCACTATCAAATATAGCATTACATTTCAATATAAAACCCTCCCTTAGTTTAATGAACTAATTAAAATAAAGTCTTATATAGATTATACAATAAAATCCAATATAAGGAAATTAATAATATGATGATTTTACACTTAATAATATTATTTTTAATACTAAGAAATCTAATCCAGATTTAAGATAAATATTATATTGAAATTAATTTTTAAAATGTATATAATTAAACAATATTTAATTATATATTCGTTAAAAAATATAAAAATTATATCAAAAAAAAGGGGAAAACTATTTATTAAAGTATAGGGGTGAAAGTTTAGTATGATATTTAAAGAATTTGGTAACAAAAATATGCCAGTTATTATTCTAATTCATGGGGGAGGATTATCCTGGTGGTCATGGAAAGCACAAATTGAAGTTTTAGAAAAGAATTATTATGTTGTTACACCTATTATTGATGGGCATGGAGATGATTATGATACTGAGTTTGTAAGTATAAAAAAGTCTGCTGAAGAGATTATAAAATATGTAAAAGAAAATTGCAATGGAAAAGTTTTTGCAATAGGTGGTCTTTCTATTGGTGCTCAGATTACTGTTGAAATACTATCTCAAGATAGTGATATTACAGAGAATGCTGTTATAGAAAGTGCTTTAGTTTATCCTATGAAAATGGTAAGTGCAATGACTGTACCAATGTATAATATATGTCATGGACTAATTAAAAAAAGATGGTATGCAAAACTACAGGCTAAAACATTAAATGTACCAGAGGAATTATTTGAAACATATTATGAAGATAGCTCACGAATGACAAAAGAATCACTTATAAACATTGCAAAAAGTAATGGAGATTATTCAATTTCTTCAAACTTATCCAAAACAAAAGCAAAAGCATTGATATTAGTTGGTGAGAAAGAATTAGGGGTAATGAAAAAATCTGCAGAGTTACTTTACAATACCATTAAGGGAAGTTCTTTAAAAATCATTGAAAAAAGTGGACATGGTGAAATAAGTTTAATACATCCAGATCAATATATTGAGTTGATACAAAAGTTTTTTGAAGGTAATACTAATTAAAAAAACAATGCTAGTTTGTATATTTAATTCTTATACATACTATATTTTTAGTTTTTGTTCAATAAATTAAAAATATAGTATGTTTTTGTTGTTTTTACCATATTGAAATTAATACATATAATGTATACAATTAAATTATTATTTAGTATATATTTATAAATAATAGTAAAATATTATAAATATTACAGGAAGTATATGGGGATTTAGAAAATATGCACGGAAAAAGAAATTTTAAAATAAAAAATATAAATAAACATAGTTTCAAAAATTATTTTCCAACGGTAATCTACACTTTTTTTACTTTAATTATATATCGGTTTGTGTTAAATGATTATAGTTTTAAATTTCTAAAGACAGCAAAGTATTGGGCTACCATGGTGCCACTACTAGTATTAATTCCAATTTTAATTATGGTAATTATCGAGGCAAATAGGTAGTTTTTATAAATGTAAAATAATAATATTGTAATAAGAAATAATAGAGATAAAAAATGGGGTGAATATATGTTTAAACAATTAACTAAAAGAGTTTATTATTTAGAACACAATGAAGATACAGATAGACCTGTTTTGGGATATATTAAGGGAGATAAATTTTCTCTAATGATAGATGGTGGTAATTCAGCTAAACATGTGGGAATTTATATGGAGGAGCTGGATAAAAGGCAATTATCGCATCCTAAATTTGTGGCTATTACACATTGGCATTGGGATCACACATTTGGTCTTTCAGCAGCAAATGCTATTATTATTGCAAATTCATTAACCAATAAGCAGCTATGTAAGATGAGAGGATGGAAATGGGATGAAGAATCTATGGACAAGCGAGTAACTGCTGGTGAGGAAATTGAATTTTGTAATAGTATGATTAAAAAAGAATATCCCCAAAAAGATAACATTAAAGTTATTAGCGCAGATATAGTATTTAATGATTATCTTATGCTTGATTTAGGTGGAATCACTTGCCAGATGATAAAAATAGGTGGATGTCATAGTGATGATTCAACAATTTTTTATTTACAGGAAGAAAAGATATTATTTATTGGAGATGCCGCATGTGAAGATTTATATCATGGAGAAGGTTATGATAAAGATAAACTAAAAAAGGTTATTAGGATTTTATCAGAAATTGAATTTGATATTGTTATAGAAGGTCATAATGAACATACAGACAAAGCTGAGTTATTAGAGTATTTACAAGGAAAGCTTGCAGAAATTTAAAATAGAGTAGATGTGTATATTTATAGTTACATTTATGTAATATAGTGGAAAGTTTAATATATAGAACATACTTTAAAGATTCATTCCGTTTATGAAGAAACAATATTTAATGAAACTGTACTTTTTTACATCGGTGGAGTAAGCAACTAACACAAAATCAAAGATTTTGATTCTCTGTTTAAATATGAAGAAATTATAGATTATCATAAGATATTATTTATATAAAGGGGGAATTTATATGGAATTTAAATTGGCATTATTAGCAGTTAAAAATGTTAATGTTTCTAAACAGTTCTATGAAGAATTGTTTGACCAAAAAGTTATTCTTGATTTAGGTAAAAATGTAACATTTAGTGGTGGATTTGCAATACAAGAGGATTTTGCATGGCTTACAAACTTACCTAGTGATTCTGTTATAGAGAAGTCAAATAATATGGAATTATATTTTGAGGTAGATGACTTTGAAGCATTTATGCAAAAGATAAAAGGGTATGGAAACATTGAATACGTTCATCAGCCTAAGAAATATGAGTGGCAACAACGTGTTGTTCGTATTTACGACCCAGACCATCATATTATAGAGATAGGTGAATCTATGGCAGTTATAGCAAAACGCTATCTTGATGAGGGGTATTCCATAGGGGAAACATCAAAAATTATTCAGCATCCCATTGAATTTGTTGAAATGTGTAAATAGAGATAA contains the following coding sequences:
- a CDS encoding patatin-like phospholipase family protein, with product MKCNAIFDSGGIRGIGIIGALNYMESKGFSWNNIAGTSVGALIGALLVSGYTAKDLKHITVNTDFMELLNKEGIQKFTFVGKAINFFKFNGVYSGDFIEKWIDDMLKVKGINTFSDLMNNGTCKLKIIASDITEKRMITFPDDLYIYGFSLSNFRVSKAIRMSISIPFFFKPVEFIHGNGLSYIVDGGVCCAYPISIFDSYNDKEDVPTIGFKFDNIELSNTKQGKNDPLSFLFDIADTMNKKDSKGWMTNKNIDRTVLIPTLGISSTDFDLSKEKTLKLYKSGYKSAEKFIRTWNFEEYKNKYKKEGSA
- a CDS encoding alpha/beta fold hydrolase, with protein sequence MIFKEFGNKNMPVIILIHGGGLSWWSWKAQIEVLEKNYYVVTPIIDGHGDDYDTEFVSIKKSAEEIIKYVKENCNGKVFAIGGLSIGAQITVEILSQDSDITENAVIESALVYPMKMVSAMTVPMYNICHGLIKKRWYAKLQAKTLNVPEELFETYYEDSSRMTKESLINIAKSNGDYSISSNLSKTKAKALILVGEKELGVMKKSAELLYNTIKGSSLKIIEKSGHGEISLIHPDQYIELIQKFFEGNTN
- a CDS encoding MBL fold metallo-hydrolase, producing MFKQLTKRVYYLEHNEDTDRPVLGYIKGDKFSLMIDGGNSAKHVGIYMEELDKRQLSHPKFVAITHWHWDHTFGLSAANAIIIANSLTNKQLCKMRGWKWDEESMDKRVTAGEEIEFCNSMIKKEYPQKDNIKVISADIVFNDYLMLDLGGITCQMIKIGGCHSDDSTIFYLQEEKILFIGDAACEDLYHGEGYDKDKLKKVIRILSEIEFDIVIEGHNEHTDKAELLEYLQGKLAEI
- a CDS encoding glyoxalase/bleomycin resistance/dioxygenase family protein, with protein sequence MEFKLALLAVKNVNVSKQFYEELFDQKVILDLGKNVTFSGGFAIQEDFAWLTNLPSDSVIEKSNNMELYFEVDDFEAFMQKIKGYGNIEYVHQPKKYEWQQRVVRIYDPDHHIIEIGESMAVIAKRYLDEGYSIGETSKIIQHPIEFVEMCK